The sequence ATAATATCTCTGTTGTTGCCATCAAGGTAGATGTTTGTTGCATCTTTCTTAAGAGTATTTAGTATACCCatataaaaataggaaaatatgtgcaataaCTTTGACTCCAGCTATTTGCGTTACCTCTTGTGTTATGTCGGACCCTTTCAACTTAAATGatgtcaaaaacaaatttacccTATTACTGTTCCAAAACTTCTacattgacaaagaaaaattatcCCTTCGAAACCTAGAAAAGAAACTATCAAAAGAACGAAACACATGCAAAAGGAAGGACACAACTTAGGATTCCAAACCTCACGAGGAGTTAAGCTAGATCGGAACCTTATTGATTCTGACTGatatataagtaaataataacCAAACGAACCTCGTAAACGTGTTTAACAACTAATTCTTTCTATGTGGTaacatgataaaagaaaaaataaataaaaatgatgataTTTCTCCTATGTTTTAATAACTCAATAATCCAATGAAAGAAAATGTGATAAACAATATCTATAATTCATCATAAACCTTAAGCCCGTATATATCCTCACAATGCCTAACATAAGGAACAATTTTTCCCGAGTCAGTTCCCCACTCGGCTTCACATCCATGAGACGGAGGAGTAAGGAAACAAGGCTCCATCGACGTGGATCGAACACAAGGCGGATCAGGAACTGTGCGATCATTTGGCATATAAAGTAACCATGGCTTTAATCCTCCAAGACTATAAGCAACATATCCAAATGTAGACCTTGCGCTTGTAACAATGTTATCGGTTAAGCTCAAAAGATACATCTCAGCAAGCGCCTTTTGGTCGTGGANNNNNNNNNNNNNNNNNNNNNNNNNNNNNNNNNNNNNNNNNNNNNNNNNNNNNNNNNNNNNNNNNNNNNNNNNNNNNNNNNNNNNNNNNNNNNNNNNNNNNNNNNNNNNNNNNNNNNNNNNNNNNNNNNNNNNNNNNNNNNNNNNNNNNNNNNNNNNNNNNNNNNNNNNNNNNNNNNNNNNNNNNNNNNNNNNNNNNNNNNNNNNNNNNNNNNNNNNNNNNNNNNNNNNNNNNNNNNNNNNNNNNNNNNNNNNNNNNNNNNNNNNNNNNNNNNNNNNNNNNNNNNNNNNNNNNNNNNNNNNNNNNNNNNNNNNNNNNNNNNNNNNNNNNNNNNNNNNNNNNNNNNNNNNNNNNNNNNNNNNNNNNNNNNNNNNNNNNNNNNNNNNNNNNNNNNNNNNNNNNNNNNNNNNNNNNNNNNNNNNNNNNNNNNNNNNNNNNNNNNNNNNNNNNNNNNNNNNNNNNNNNNNNNNNNNNNNNNNNNNNNNNNNNNNNNNNNNNNNNNNNNNNNNNNNNNNNNNNNNNNNNNNNNNNNNNNNNNNNNNNNNNNNNNNNNNNNNNNNNNNNNNNNNNNNNNNNNNNNNNNNNNNNNNNNNNNNNNNNNNNNNNNNNNNNNNNNNNNNNNNNNNNNNNNNNNNNNNNNNNNNNNNNNNNNNNNNNNNNNNNNNNNNNNNNNNNNNNNNNNNNNNNNNNNNNNNNNNNNNNNNNNNNNNNNNNNNNNNNNNNNNNNNNNNNNNNNNNNNNNNNNNNNNNNNNNNNNNNNNNNNNNNNNNNNNNNNNNNNNNNNNNNNNNNNNNNNNNNNNNNNNNNNNNNNNNNNNNNNNNNNNNNNNNNNNNNNNNNNNNNNNNNNNNNNNNNNNNNNNNNNNNNNNNNNNNNNNNNNNNNNNNNNNNNNNNNNNNNNNNNNNNNNNNNNNNNNNNNNNNNNNNNNNNNNNNNNNNNNNNNNNGGCGGATCAGGAACTGTGCGATCATTTGGCATATAAAGTAACCATGGCTTTAATCCTCCAAGACTATAAGCAACATATCCAAATGTAGACCTTGCGCTTGTAACAATGTTATCGGTTAAGCTCAAAAGATACATCTCAGCAAGCGCCTTTTGGTCGTGGATCTTCGAGTCCGTTTGTTGATATCTTTCTCCACTTGGCTGATAAACTTTAATAATCTCTCCTGTCAAATTTGATCGCTCCGAAAacatgttttttagttttttagagTACTCAGGAGACAAAGATGTGACAAGAACAGCTTTACGTTTTGGGATGTTCGATATATTgacttttgcttcttcttgcgTAGGCAGTTCAGGCaaaagtttctctctttgtgTGCAAGATACGATCTGGTCCATGACGTTCTGGTAGTATCCACCTTGATCCCGAAAAACTCGTATTTGAATCCCGAGTCTTTCCTCTGCTTTGGATAAGTGAGCATGGTAGTACCTAGTTACGATACTCCAAACTTGATTTGTCGGGTGAAAAAGATACCGAGCCAAATGGTGAAAGACGGTTTCTTTCTGCGGAAACAGCTTAGTTAGTTCGGTTTGGAAAGTCGGATTAAACCATAAAGATGGAACAAAGTAAACATTGGCTCTAACAATCAACCAAGGGACTTTGTTGATCAAATCTTGATCCTTTTGGCAGAAGAACATCTTATCACTATCCCTTGAATCATGGAGGATATGGAGGTATAGATGCGGCGGGATTGAAGTAGAGTTGATGGCACGTTTTTCCGACATAGTTCCATAACAACGAGAGTATTCCTTGTTGTAGCGATAAGTATATTTCATCAATGGAAAGTCAAGAGGAAGCAACCATGAAGTACCTGGAAATGGCTCGCATAAAAGATCACCAAGATCCTTGCGGTTGTCAATAAGAATGATTCTATCTGTCAAGAGAGCGTAGAGGAAGACAGAAGCAAGAGTAAGCATTCTGTTTCCAAGCCCGTAATCAGCTATCCAAACAACGTATCTGCATTCACCAACTGATTCGTTTGCGTAGTTTTTATTATCGTGACTAAGGTTCTTTGTTGCTTTCTTGTAAGCTTTTGTGCCAGGACCGCAACGTTTGTGAAGCTTCTCGTAACTTCTAAGCTTAGGGACCAAATATTCAGAAGGCTTGTATGGAGAAGGCTTGCGATACCAGAAAGTTTTATGGTACCTACTCAAGCAAGAACCTTCATCGAAATCAGCGGTTAATAGCCCTCCTATCAGTTTGTCCCCTGATGTTTCGAATTCGTCTGAATATATTAcaagaatatgaaaaaaaataaagtcaaacgGAGGATTCTTTAATTTGAGTTAATAAATGAATGACAAAAGatggattaaaaatctttacCGTTGATTGAAGGATCAAGAAGTTGATTATTGAAATTGTTTGAGAATGATAGTAACATTACAGACAGAATTAGTAAGCAACTAAAGACGAAGACTGTTATCAGAATTTTCGTCTTCAACCCCGAAGCCTTAATAACTTCGCCGGAGATCTGAAACTTGTGATACATGTTGACTTTAGTTTTGATCGGTTAATAATTATGAAGATGGtttcaaaaaaagtttacaactCTAATATATAAGGGCTGATTACAACTCGTATGAATCATTAGATAAAACTTTGAATATTCTAAAAATGTGTCATTGTTAGTTGTGATCATATATCATCAACGAACTCCAAACGTGACTCtacttttttttagtgtatGGAAAAGTCTTAAGTTCgaaattgtgatattttgtaCTTAAGAATTGACgaagaagtttcctttgaaaGAGCTCTAGTGAATTATTAACAAGCgttataaaaaatgaattgtCAGGCACGTTGTGAAGACTtaactaataaacaaaaatatgcaaCATCTTTTTTAACAACATACATATTGAGAGTCATGCCCAATGAAAACATACAACCATGTGCGCAAGTGACTTTTAATCGTTACCATAGTCAACGTCCCAAACTGGATTAACCAACGGTGAAAAGATTCTAAAAACAAATACAAGTCGGCCACGAAACATCCTCCAAAAGGGCATATGTAAACGTAATGGTTTCAAAAGTCATACGACGTCGACTCTTAAGGTTCAAACTGAACTTTTAAGGTTCTAACAATAAAGTTTTGGTCCggatttttattatattatgtaataGGTTCATGAACGTAGTTTCAAAGTCACAAACGCGCAATTGATCTCGATGTCACAcgcttgataaaaaaaaagatccatGTGTTAATGAGGATATACAAAATGGCATGACTGAATTGACTCAGTTTCAATCTAAGGTATTTTAGACCATTATTACAGGTGGTTGCtttctccaaatttttttaataaaaactaattaaaaaatataaataggaaagagaaagagaagaaactttgCTGAAGTTACTGAGGAAAGAAACATTTCTCAGTATTTTTTTAACACATGTCAGTTTCTtattagtcatatattaaaatattaatttttttttctttgagcaaTCTTAAACACGTTCTCCACCGGTGATGCTCTTAGAAATCCTCAATCTTGTTTGGACATAATATTTGGATATGAGGATCCGAACCCTAACCGAATCAAACTATTTGATCTGGACACTATGAAATATCTGAACATATTATAAATTCTATATCCAATAAACTAAAATCGAACCATAAACTGAATATGTACTCGAATAATctgaaatataattatatatatccaaaaatgttaattatttttagattaAATATTATCCAGTTAtccaaaattacaattatatatctAGATATATCAACTGTTGTACCGCCGAAGTAACTACAAtagcaaaaataattaaaaaaatgaaaaaacttatttgtcaaaaattaaccaattttgtttttcttcaaatttaacaatttttttgatatttttcgtACCCAAATCTGAAtggaaccaaaccaaaattctaaaatatccaaaaggatCTTAGAGGCAAAACGGAATCATCTGCCTGAATTATCCAGGCCTACTCTATATATTCTGCCAAAGTTCAACTTGCATAAATAAAGATGAgtcttgtgagttgtgaccaTGAATTTAATGTTCAAATATCACAATGGTTATTGTGACTGGACGACAATGATTCTGATCCATTCATATATAATACgataatgatttttgttttttatataacccACCATACATTAAAGTTAGAATAGTCGTATTAGTTAGAATTTTATTTCGCCCTGGGCGTTCGGAAAGAACAGGTTATACGGGTCGGGTTGTTCGGTTGGTGTAAAATTCGGGTTTCAGAAATTTTAGCCGAATAGAACTGAAATTAATTTCGGTTCAGTTCAAACGGTACACGGGTTATTCGGATCGGTtatcaagttttaaaaatcttccGAGAACAATTGTGGACATGCAGAATTCGGTTTATTTATACCGAATTCACCTGTTTTTCACCTGATACAACATGAACATAAACAGagtacaaaaacaacaaaatagaaGACAAATGTTATTGCCTTACAGAGCATTACAGAGGATAAGCTAGTTTTTGATCGAGTTTTACATCTAGCAACCATTAGAGATCCAGAAGCTAATAAGCTAGCATATTATCATGCTTTCGGTGGCTTATTAGCTCTAGAGGCTGGTGACTTACGCTTATTCTCAGCTTGAGTTTGTTCTGCTTGTGTCACTTAAAGTTCAGGTGGATGTTCCATGTCGATGTGCTCTTCAGACATCTACAATAtacacaaagaagaaaacatattagTATTTGTTAATCTCAAAACATTCAAACAAAACACCTAAATCTCAGAGACAATCgaagttttaaaataaaccctaaacatatatgtaacaacccgtcccatAGACTCCACTAGCCTCAttgctagcttgcccccataggcccaaagctggccctgcatggcatcgatcctaacccctcaccgtggcaaatggaactattcatccaaatccaggtcaattggtgacagcttgtctagtgggaaggttgttaaagggtggggaccagggttcgaggaacgcctgatgcaccgataacctactggtggatttggatatccacagtgatgggttaggatcgatgccctgcagggccagcttggagtccgtttgggcggctagcggtgggctagt comes from Camelina sativa cultivar DH55 chromosome 19, Cs, whole genome shotgun sequence and encodes:
- the LOC104766717 gene encoding probable fucosyltransferase 4 isoform X2, whose translation is MYHKFQISGEVIKASGLKTKILITVFVFSCLLILSVMLLSFSNNFNNQLLDPSINDEFETSGDKLIGGLLTADFDEGSCLSRYHKTFWYRKPSPYKPSEYLVPKLRSYEKLHKRCGPGTKAYKKATKNLSHDNKNYANESVGECRYVVWIADYGLGNRMLTLASVFLYALLTDRIILIDNRKDLGDLLCEPFPGTSWLLPLDFPLMKYTYRYNKEYSRCYGTMSEKRAINSTSIPPHLYLHILHDSRDSDKMFFCQKDQDLINKVPWLIVRANVYFVPSLWFNPTFQTELTKLFPQKETVFHHLARYLFHPTNQVWSIVTRYYHAHLSKAEERLGIQIRVFRDQGGYYQNVMDQIVSCTQREKLLPELPTQEEAKVNISNIPKRKAVLVTSLSPEYSKKLKNMFSERSNLTGEIIKVYQPSGERYQQTDSKIHDQKALAEMYLLSLTDNIVTSARSTFGYVAYSLGGLKPWLLYMPNDRTVPDPPCVRSTSMEPCFLTPPSHGCEAEWGTDSGKIVPYVRHCEDIYGLKVYDEL
- the LOC104766717 gene encoding probable fucosyltransferase 4 isoform X1 — protein: MYHKFQISGEVIKASGLKTKILITVFVFSCLLILSVMLLSFSNNFNNQLLDPSINDEFETSGDKLIGGLLTADFDEGSCLSRYHKTFWYRKPSPYKPSEYLVPKLRSYEKLHKRCGPGTKAYKKATKNLSHDNKNYANESVGECRYVVWIADYGLGNRMLTLASVFLYALLTDRIILIDNRKDLGDLLCEPFPGTSWLLPLDFPLMKYTYRYNKEYSRCYGTMSEKRAINSTSIPPHLYLHILHDSRDSDKMFFCQKDQDLINKVPWLIVRANVYFVPSLWFNPTFQTELTKLFPQKETVFHHLARYLFHPTNQVWSIVTRYYHAHLSKAEERLGIQIRVFRDQGGYYQNVMDQIVSCTQREKLLPELPTQEEAKVNISNIPKRKAVLVTSLSPEYSKKLKNMFSERSNLTGEIIKVYQPSGERYQQTDSKIHDQKALAEMYLLSLTDNIVTSARSTFGYVAYSLGGLKPWLLYMPNDRTVPDPPCVRSTSMEPCFLTPPSHGCEAEWGTDSGKIVPYVRHCEDIYGLKVYDEL